GATACGGCAGCCGGCTGAGGGTCTACAGCTGATTTGGCAAACACATCTTTGGCCTGCTCTTGAGTTATGGATTGTCCGACATTAATGTCCATGGACGTTCCTGCTTTAAAGTCTACCCCAAAGTTCATTTGCTTCCAAAAAAGGACAATGACCCCGATAACTATGATGATTGTGGAAATCCAAAAAAAGATTTTACGGTGATTGACAAAATCGAATTTGATATTATCCGCATCATGAATTGCATGATGACCCGGAATCTTTCTGATTTCTTTTTTTTTCTTCTCAGAGCTCACGAATTTCCGCCTCCTTCACACCGAAATAGGACGGCTTCTTGGCCAATTTCCCGCGGATCAGCAGGTGAAGCAGAAAGCGCGACAAAACAACGTTAGTCAATATACTGACCCCAATACTGAGCATGTGTGTCAGGGCAAATCCCCGGATAGCCCCGTTTCCGATGTAATAAAGCACGATACCGGCAATCAGGTTTGTGATATTGGCGTCCATAATTGTACGAAGGGAGTGTTTGGACCCTGCTTTTACGGAAGACAGGATGCTCTTGCCGCTGCGGATCTCTTCCTTAATTCTCTCATACGTAATAATGTTGGCATCAACCGCCATTCCGATTCCGAGTACGAGGGCTGCAATACCCGGAAGGGTTAACGTTGCATGAATAAGATTAAAGACCAGGAGCATCAGCCATATATAAGAAATCAACGTGAAAGCGGCAATCAGTCCCGGTACACGGTAATACAGAACCATAAACAACAGGATGACAGTAGCACCGATAATTCCGGCTTCAACGGTCTGTTTCATGGATTGTTGTCCAAGCGTTGCTCCCACGGACTGCGTGTACTTTTCCGTCAGTTTCAGCGGCATTGCTCCAAGGTTAATCGTATCCCTGAGCTCATTAGCCTCCTGAACTGTATAGTTTCCGGAAATGGTAGCCGTTCCTTCCGAAATGACCGATTGTACAACCGGCGCTGACAATTGTTTATCATCCAAGTAAATAGCCAAAGGTTTCTGAAGTAACTTTTCCGTTACTTTCTTCAGCTTGTCCTTGTCTTTTACTTTCACCTGAACCATTGGTTTGTTTAAATTATCAAAGCCCACGGCTGCCCCGTTTTCAACAAAATCACTGCCGTTAAGCTCCACTGTGCCGTCCGGCCCCGGAATGTAAGGTCAGCCGGCTTTTTGATAATCTCCCTGACCTGTTCTTCATTCTCTACGCCAGCCAGTCTAACACGAATCCGGTCGTTTCCCTCCGTCGTGATCTCAGGCTCGGCAATACCTATAGCATCAGCCCGTTTTTCCAGGCTTTTCGCGGTTTCCTTAAGAGATTCTTTGGTAACCGGTTTCCCTTCTTCAAGCGGGCTGGCTACGTATAAAATTTCAAAACCGCCTTTTAAATCCAATCCGAGCCGTATCTGTTTGACCAGATTAGGACTTGTCCATAACACAATTGCCAGTGTTACGAGGATGGTCATAAAAAAAATCGAGATTCTCTTCCAGTCCATCTCTTGCCTTTCTCCCTTCCATACTCAATATTCCTATTATAACTACCGCTTAAAAACGAGTCAATTTGGCCGCTATACGGACACTCACAAAACAAACAGCCCTATCCGGTCAAAAATAGGGCTGTTTATAGGCGTTTATCGTCAGCCAGTTCATAAATTGGGTAGCCTTTAAGGATAAGATATCGTTGACAACCTGATGCAGGGGAGGAATTCCGGGCTTCTTATATTTGTCGCTAATGCACTCCCAAATCTCATCTACCGTCACATGTTCGTAACCGATCAGCTTAAATTCTTCTACTTTACTTGCGCTTAAGAATTGGATCATATCGTTCCATTCTTCGTCAGAAAGGTAAACGTCCTCCTGATCATCTTTAGTTGCCTCTGCTTGCTGTGAGGCTTCATTTTGATCGGGCCCTGCTGCCTTTTTTTCATCCGGATTCATCCTGTCCCCTCCTAACTGTTATCATCCTGTATTGAGTATTCGCTTTACGATTTCCTTTTTCCTGCTAAACCTGAAATCGCCTGGACAAAATGTTTGCATGAGCTTGGACTACCCCCGCATATCCATAAGTATACCGGGACTAGGGGGATGGAATGAACAATGACCAAACAGAGTTTTCTTAAAGGAACGTTAATTTTGCTTGCGGCAGGCATTTTAAACCGTATTCTCGGGTTCATTCCGCGCATGACGCTCCCGCGTGTCATCGGAGCAGAAGGAGTAGGTCTCTACCAGATGGGCTGGCCGTTCTTAATTGTCATTCTTACCCTAATAACTGGCGGAATTCCTCTTGCAGTTGCAAAACTGGTGGCGGAAGCAGAGGCGGAACACAATGAGAAAAGAAGCCGAAGCATACTTAAGATTTCCCTGGCTCTGTCCATGCTGCTCGCAGCTTTGTTCACTTTACTTTGTCTTATCAGCGCCAAATGGATT
This Paenibacillus larvae subsp. larvae DNA region includes the following protein-coding sequences:
- a CDS encoding post-transcriptional regulator; this encodes MNPDEKKAAGPDQNEASQQAEATKDDQEDVYLSDEEWNDMIQFLSASKVEEFKLIGYEHVTVDEIWECISDKYKKPGIPPLHQVVNDILSLKATQFMNWLTINAYKQPYF